One genomic window of Tenacibaculum tangerinum includes the following:
- a CDS encoding DUF5916 domain-containing protein, giving the protein MRRIIALIVTLFFFSKEIISQTINENRKKIEAVRVATPPKIDGNLNDSAWENIPIANNFVMMRPDNGKPEPSTHKTEVKLVYDDDAVYISAMMYAPEPQKIPAEFANRDNFANTDFFMAMINPIDDGQNPVMFIVTAAGVQLDAKVSNGRNEDFNWSAVWDSAHKILDNGWTVELKIPYRALRFANEKIQSWGMNFHREIRNLNARYTWNFIDNTQGSWTQYDGLVENFENIKPPTRLSFYPYASAITKTFDGNTEFNWSAGMDVKYGLTENFTLDATLVPDFSQVGFDDVVLNLGPFEQQFTEQRQFFTEGTELFTKGRLFYSRRIGAAPIRSPQVDNENETLVKSDDKVQMLNAIKISGRTKNGLGIGFFNAITDKTEATIQNNSTQEIRKETTNPFSNYNIMVLDQQFNQNSAITLINTNVTRVGDFRDANATGLLWHVEDKKSTYNIDGSFKMTNISDDPTEPNTGYAFDTSIGKHAGNWRWEIGYQFENKDYNPNDMGILFSNNEQGVYGFVGYQLLKPKGIFNNYSITWFNNINFLHYSGTYTGTNSSLSFFANTRTRFSFGGNLNYRTESKDFFEPRQGSTSGIFFNRPERLNVNHWGSSDYRKKMAVDYNFYFTFNRQIISDVDQMSYGFAIRPRYRFNNQFSLIYGLDYSKSENQFGFVNSDDTHIYFGQRDWTSYNNSLTGKYTFSPLSSLSLSFRHNWSKVPYSQFYELNQQNGMLENTLYNGEHDMNFNSWNLDLNYVWQFAPGSQLIAFYRNSIFSSNENATQSFFTNLENLFNEPNQHTFSLRLVYFIDYNDLKNVF; this is encoded by the coding sequence ATGCGAAGGATCATAGCACTAATTGTTACTCTTTTTTTCTTTTCAAAAGAAATCATCTCACAAACCATTAATGAAAATAGAAAAAAAATAGAGGCCGTACGCGTTGCCACTCCTCCAAAAATAGATGGCAATTTAAACGACAGCGCTTGGGAAAACATTCCTATTGCCAATAATTTCGTAATGATGCGTCCTGATAATGGCAAACCCGAACCCAGTACGCACAAGACAGAAGTTAAATTGGTGTACGATGATGATGCAGTGTATATCAGTGCGATGATGTATGCGCCTGAACCACAAAAAATACCCGCTGAATTTGCCAACAGAGATAACTTCGCCAATACTGATTTCTTTATGGCCATGATTAATCCTATCGACGACGGTCAAAATCCAGTTATGTTTATCGTTACGGCTGCGGGGGTGCAGTTAGATGCCAAAGTGTCTAACGGTAGAAACGAAGATTTTAATTGGAGTGCTGTTTGGGACAGTGCTCACAAAATTTTAGATAATGGATGGACGGTAGAGTTAAAAATACCCTACAGGGCACTTCGTTTTGCTAATGAAAAAATACAGTCTTGGGGAATGAATTTTCATAGAGAAATACGAAACTTAAATGCCCGCTATACTTGGAATTTTATTGATAATACCCAAGGATCTTGGACACAATATGACGGTTTGGTCGAAAACTTTGAAAATATAAAACCTCCTACTCGGTTAAGTTTTTATCCGTATGCTTCTGCAATTACAAAAACATTTGATGGCAATACCGAGTTTAACTGGAGTGCAGGAATGGATGTAAAATATGGTCTTACCGAAAACTTCACACTCGACGCTACCCTAGTTCCTGATTTTAGCCAAGTGGGCTTCGATGATGTCGTTTTGAATCTAGGTCCTTTTGAACAACAATTTACAGAACAACGTCAGTTTTTTACAGAAGGAACGGAACTTTTTACCAAAGGACGTTTGTTTTACTCCAGAAGAATTGGAGCTGCTCCTATTAGATCTCCTCAAGTAGACAATGAAAACGAAACACTGGTAAAATCAGATGACAAAGTGCAAATGCTGAATGCTATAAAAATTTCTGGTCGAACTAAAAATGGACTGGGAATTGGTTTTTTCAATGCTATTACAGACAAAACAGAAGCCACCATTCAAAATAACAGCACTCAAGAAATTAGAAAAGAAACAACCAATCCTTTTTCCAATTACAATATCATGGTGTTGGACCAACAATTCAACCAAAACTCAGCTATTACTTTAATCAATACAAACGTAACAAGGGTAGGTGATTTTAGAGATGCCAACGCCACGGGTTTGTTATGGCATGTAGAAGATAAAAAAAGTACCTATAATATTGATGGCTCGTTTAAAATGACCAACATTAGCGACGACCCGACCGAACCAAATACTGGATATGCTTTTGATACCAGTATAGGAAAACACGCAGGGAATTGGCGCTGGGAAATTGGATACCAATTTGAAAATAAAGATTACAATCCCAATGATATGGGAATTCTATTTAGTAATAACGAACAAGGAGTTTACGGATTCGTTGGTTATCAGTTATTAAAACCGAAAGGAATTTTTAACAACTACTCCATTACTTGGTTTAATAATATTAATTTTTTACATTATTCAGGTACCTACACAGGCACCAACTCTAGCTTGTCCTTTTTTGCCAATACTAGAACACGATTTAGCTTTGGAGGAAATCTAAATTACAGAACAGAAAGTAAAGATTTCTTTGAACCCAGACAAGGAAGTACGAGTGGTATCTTTTTTAACAGACCCGAACGATTAAACGTGAATCACTGGGGCTCTTCCGACTACAGAAAAAAAATGGCAGTTGATTACAATTTTTATTTCACTTTTAATCGACAAATTATTAGTGACGTTGACCAAATGAGTTATGGTTTTGCAATTAGACCAAGATACCGTTTTAACAACCAATTCTCGTTAATTTATGGATTAGACTACAGTAAATCAGAAAATCAGTTTGGTTTTGTGAATAGTGATGATACTCATATTTATTTCGGACAACGTGATTGGACATCTTACAACAACTCGTTAACAGGTAAGTATACTTTTAGTCCACTCTCTTCATTATCACTCTCATTCAGGCATAACTGGAGTAAAGTTCCTTACAGTCAGTTTTATGAACTAAATCAGCAAAACGGAATGTTAGAAAACACGTTATATAATGGTGAACACGACATGAACTTTAACAGCTGGAATTTAGACTTAAATTACGTGTGGCAATTTGCACCTGGTAGTCAACTCATAGCTTTTTACAGAAATTCTATTTTTAGTTCTAACGAAAACGCTACACAGAGTTTCTTTACAAACTTAGAAAATCTTTTTAACGAACCCAACCAACATACTTTTTCGCTTCGCTTGGTATATTTTATTGATTATAACGATTTAAAAAATGTATTTTAA
- the sucC gene encoding ADP-forming succinate--CoA ligase subunit beta, which yields MNLHEYQGKEILNSFGVRIQRGIVANTPEEAVEAAKKLTEETGTGWHVIKAQVHAGGRGKGGGVKLAKNLDEVKSIANDILGMMLVTPQTSAEGKLVNQVLIAEDVYYPGDSEPDEFYMSVLLNRATGRNMIMYSTEGGMDIETVAEETPHLIFTEEVDPATGLLPFQARKIAFNLGLSGAAFKEMTKFVTALYTAYVKSDSSLFEINPVLKTSDDKIMAVDAKVTLDDNALYRHKDYAAMRDLREENPIEVEANAAGLNYVDLDGNVGCMVNGAGLAMGTMDLIKQAGGEPANFLDVGGTADAQRVETAFGIILKDPNVKAILVNIFGGIVRCDRVAQGIVDAYKNMGDKINVPIIARLQGTNAKEAKELIDNSGMEIISATEFQEAADKVQEVLSA from the coding sequence ATGAACTTACACGAATATCAAGGTAAAGAAATATTAAACAGTTTTGGCGTTCGTATTCAACGTGGAATTGTTGCAAATACTCCAGAAGAGGCTGTGGAAGCAGCGAAGAAATTAACAGAAGAAACAGGTACTGGTTGGCACGTAATTAAAGCGCAAGTACACGCAGGTGGTCGTGGAAAAGGTGGAGGTGTTAAGTTGGCTAAAAACTTAGATGAGGTAAAAAGTATTGCTAATGACATTTTAGGAATGATGTTGGTAACTCCACAAACTTCAGCAGAAGGGAAGTTAGTGAACCAAGTGTTAATTGCTGAGGATGTATATTATCCAGGAGATAGTGAGCCAGATGAATTTTATATGTCAGTTTTATTAAACCGTGCTACGGGTAGAAATATGATTATGTATTCTACCGAAGGAGGTATGGATATTGAAACGGTGGCAGAAGAAACGCCACACTTAATTTTTACAGAAGAAGTTGATCCAGCAACAGGATTGTTACCTTTCCAAGCTCGTAAAATTGCGTTTAACTTAGGGTTAAGCGGTGCAGCTTTTAAAGAAATGACAAAATTTGTTACGGCATTATATACCGCTTATGTAAAGTCTGATTCATCGTTGTTTGAAATCAACCCAGTATTAAAAACTTCGGATGATAAAATCATGGCGGTTGATGCGAAGGTTACCTTAGATGACAACGCTTTGTACCGTCACAAAGATTATGCAGCAATGCGTGATTTACGTGAAGAGAATCCTATTGAAGTAGAAGCGAATGCTGCAGGATTAAACTATGTAGACTTAGATGGAAACGTAGGATGTATGGTAAACGGAGCTGGTTTAGCGATGGGTACGATGGATTTGATTAAGCAAGCAGGTGGAGAACCAGCGAACTTCTTAGATGTTGGTGGTACTGCAGATGCACAACGTGTGGAAACTGCTTTCGGAATTATTTTAAAAGACCCGAACGTAAAAGCGATTTTAGTAAACATTTTTGGAGGTATCGTTCGTTGTGACCGTGTGGCACAAGGAATTGTTGATGCTTACAAAAATATGGGTGACAAAATTAATGTGCCTATCATTGCTCGTTTACAAGGTACCAATGCTAAAGAAGCCAAAGAATTAATTGATAATAGCGGAATGGAAATTATCTCAGCAACCGAGTTCCAAGAAGCAGCGGATAAAGTACAAGAAGTTTTAAGTGCTTAA
- a CDS encoding OmpA family protein: MRKKLAILALLIGNLVLAQSQYGIVIPTNNNERNAKCQYFSQMFRQKPKEIRFGIKREGNTLFFEISDKQWFTKLFKQSGDGIAVDIVPKTRYACGEEIIPQQIKGLVLQPVYAKELRRNLKPFNTNFRVYVGKVPEPLAKDDLEFNILFLNNKVLCKYYSIYNLESYPWELLDMGVYLDSLAYKTKAITTSKEAFVKKYKTLQFTIPFKKNKATYLPEDIKPLYDSLRLTDFTIKKIDIKAYASVEGSLERNKELQEQRAKSIATALQTFQQPQIVTQISSSENWVEFLNDIKNTNYADLAVLSKKEVKRKLVGATAAELEPYLKKHRKAVVILELDKIDKYKNMTVTKLVTLFNERIAKDKLEEAAAIQNAILEKMKSNFSPETLLAMEIPRQKKYLTLLTKNSVIKYLVNISQALIVTSELQQLQKLDPKNQRIQYNLAVLKFIIWRSNAQPVNEETFKKEIINLKKYGIAKPLIDRMLVNFYIVKAEKEMRKRNYKAKDTAVKYIVNNYHKFPLSNYDYLSLAQFLTYYANMEEAVSLLDKKARSITIDEDLLFYYINLTIINKKLTASSEYRTIMLNAITKNKDRFCKLFNPSLEGGVTFQLLEDAYLRKTYCENCAE; the protein is encoded by the coding sequence ATGAGAAAAAAGTTAGCAATCTTAGCCCTACTTATAGGAAATTTGGTACTAGCACAAAGCCAGTACGGCATCGTTATACCTACCAATAACAACGAACGAAACGCAAAATGCCAATACTTTTCACAAATGTTTCGTCAAAAACCAAAAGAGATTCGATTTGGTATTAAAAGAGAAGGCAATACCCTGTTTTTTGAAATAAGTGACAAACAGTGGTTTACCAAATTATTCAAACAATCGGGTGATGGTATTGCCGTAGATATTGTACCAAAAACAAGGTATGCCTGTGGCGAAGAAATCATTCCGCAACAAATAAAAGGCTTGGTACTACAACCCGTATATGCTAAAGAACTGCGTAGAAACCTAAAACCATTTAACACTAATTTTAGGGTTTATGTAGGTAAAGTACCAGAACCTTTGGCAAAAGACGATTTAGAATTCAACATTTTGTTTTTAAATAATAAAGTACTATGCAAGTATTACTCGATTTACAATTTAGAATCGTACCCTTGGGAATTGTTAGATATGGGAGTGTATTTAGATTCTTTAGCATATAAAACAAAAGCAATTACCACAAGTAAGGAAGCATTTGTAAAAAAATACAAAACCTTACAATTCACCATTCCTTTTAAAAAAAACAAAGCAACGTATTTACCAGAAGATATCAAACCCTTATATGATTCGTTACGCCTAACAGATTTTACAATTAAAAAAATTGATATCAAAGCCTATGCCTCTGTTGAGGGCAGTTTAGAAAGAAATAAGGAACTACAAGAACAACGCGCTAAAAGTATTGCTACTGCCCTACAAACGTTTCAACAACCTCAAATAGTTACTCAAATTTCTAGCTCAGAAAACTGGGTAGAGTTTTTAAATGACATTAAAAATACCAACTATGCTGATTTAGCAGTACTTTCAAAAAAAGAAGTAAAAAGAAAATTAGTAGGAGCAACAGCTGCTGAATTAGAGCCCTATTTGAAAAAACATCGAAAAGCAGTAGTGATTTTAGAATTGGATAAAATAGACAAGTATAAAAATATGACAGTAACAAAACTTGTTACACTGTTTAACGAACGTATTGCCAAAGATAAATTAGAAGAAGCGGCGGCGATACAAAACGCTATTTTAGAAAAAATGAAAAGTAATTTTTCGCCAGAAACATTGCTTGCAATGGAAATTCCTAGGCAGAAAAAATACCTTACATTGTTAACCAAGAACAGTGTTATAAAATACTTGGTAAACATTAGCCAAGCACTTATTGTTACTAGTGAATTACAGCAACTTCAAAAGTTAGACCCTAAAAACCAAAGGATTCAATATAATTTGGCTGTTTTAAAATTTATCATTTGGCGCAGCAATGCACAACCTGTTAACGAGGAAACATTTAAAAAAGAAATTATAAATCTAAAAAAATACGGGATAGCGAAACCACTCATTGACAGAATGTTAGTGAATTTTTATATCGTAAAAGCTGAAAAAGAAATGCGAAAAAGAAATTACAAGGCAAAAGATACAGCCGTAAAATACATAGTTAACAATTATCACAAATTCCCTTTATCTAACTACGATTACTTAAGCTTGGCACAGTTTTTAACTTATTATGCTAATATGGAAGAAGCTGTGAGCCTATTAGATAAAAAAGCAAGAAGTATTACTATCGACGAAGACTTACTTTTTTACTACATCAACTTAACCATCATCAATAAAAAACTAACCGCAAGCTCTGAGTACCGAACCATTATGTTAAACGCTATTACCAAAAACAAAGACCGCTTTTGTAAGCTATTCAACCCATCTTTAGAAGGAGGAGTAACCTTTCAGTTATTAGAAGACGCCTACCTAAGAAAAACCTATTGCGAAAATTGTGCTGAGTAA
- a CDS encoding AHH domain-containing protein — protein sequence MAQEINKKLDYSLTKAELAWLEANFTEAAKIDTFLIGNTSLEAKAFAKEITSLISLETTDQNNTLSFVLQAFSENKIYNSLDYNFLNTVNQYMVIDASNVEFTDPIIQYFIFKIATLKALNPEWPKTKVFWEATKDGIHISLDVFGLIPVVGEIADLTNGVLYAIEGDGVNATLSFASAIPIVGYGSVATKYGLKIVKASTIGTKVKLVWKITADGVAFGSRGTLRKVLGITDSALHAHHLIPWARKGHNLIQKAANSKHAFHLNEALNGISRLNDLHLTGHNRYNDKVLEILDKYDKVINPNASFDEAYNFVIGLANHIRTLIKNNPTLNSGQIADLIRYP from the coding sequence TTGGCGCAAGAAATTAATAAAAAGCTAGACTATAGCCTAACCAAAGCAGAGCTAGCATGGTTAGAGGCTAATTTTACAGAGGCTGCTAAAATTGATACTTTCTTAATCGGAAATACTAGCCTAGAAGCGAAAGCTTTTGCGAAAGAAATTACAAGCCTTATCAGTTTAGAAACAACTGACCAAAACAATACTTTGTCTTTTGTTTTGCAAGCATTTAGCGAAAATAAAATCTACAATAGTTTAGACTATAATTTTTTAAATACTGTAAATCAATATATGGTTATAGATGCTTCTAATGTTGAGTTTACAGATCCTATTATACAATATTTTATATTTAAAATAGCTACGTTAAAAGCCTTAAACCCTGAATGGCCAAAGACCAAAGTGTTTTGGGAGGCTACGAAAGACGGAATTCATATCAGTTTAGATGTTTTCGGTTTAATACCTGTAGTAGGAGAAATAGCAGACTTAACCAATGGAGTTCTGTATGCCATTGAAGGAGACGGTGTCAATGCCACCTTAAGTTTTGCAAGCGCTATACCTATAGTGGGCTATGGAAGTGTTGCTACCAAATACGGTTTAAAAATTGTAAAAGCTAGCACCATAGGAACTAAGGTAAAACTGGTATGGAAAATTACCGCAGATGGGGTAGCATTTGGAAGTCGAGGCACTTTACGAAAGGTTTTAGGAATTACAGATTCCGCCTTACACGCCCACCATTTAATTCCTTGGGCAAGGAAGGGACATAACTTGATACAAAAAGCCGCCAATTCTAAACATGCCTTTCATTTAAATGAAGCCTTAAATGGCATCTCTAGATTAAATGATTTACATTTGACTGGACATAATCGTTATAATGATAAAGTACTTGAAATTTTAGATAAATATGACAAGGTTATAAACCCAAATGCTTCTTTCGACGAAGCCTATAATTTTGTCATTGGACTAGCTAATCATATAAGGACGTTAATTAAAAATAACCCTACTTTAAACTCTGGGCAAATAGCCGATTTAATACGTTATCCATAG